In one window of Azotobacter salinestris DNA:
- the nhaD gene encoding sodium:proton antiporter NhaD, which translates to MYALMAVVFIIGYLGIALEHPLKIDKAASAIVTAVLTWTVLVLGAEHILPLMESATHGHGANATGTVVAELRHHLGEISEILFFLLGAMTIVELIDSHEGFKVITDRIQTRKRVHLLWIVSLLTFFLSAVLDNLTTTIVMVSLLRKLVRGRPERCLYVGMVVIAANAGGAWSPIGDVTTTMLWIGSQITASGVIVSLFLPSLICLLVPLLILSFNLKGEAPRPRPLETPESRRDPTTAFERNLVLGLGLGALLFVPVFKTVTHLPPYMGILLGLGVLWVATEIIHRHKNAEDKHPLSVVGVLRKVDTPSVLFFLGILLAVSSLATAGHLTQVATLLRESLGNIYAINYAIGLLSAVVDNVPLVAGAMKMYPLASPESLAAVTSVEGTWLSQFVTDGTFWELLAFCAGTGGSSLIIGSAAGVAAMGMERISFIWYLKRITLLAFLGYTAGAATYIVLHALS; encoded by the coding sequence ATGTACGCCCTCATGGCTGTTGTATTCATCATAGGCTATCTAGGCATAGCCCTCGAACATCCCCTGAAGATCGACAAGGCCGCTTCGGCCATCGTCACCGCGGTCCTCACCTGGACCGTGCTGGTACTGGGCGCTGAGCACATCCTGCCGCTCATGGAGAGCGCCACCCACGGCCACGGCGCCAACGCCACCGGCACGGTGGTCGCGGAGCTGCGCCATCATCTCGGCGAGATCTCGGAGATCCTCTTCTTCCTGCTCGGCGCCATGACCATCGTCGAGCTGATCGACTCCCACGAGGGCTTCAAGGTCATCACCGACCGCATCCAGACCCGCAAGCGCGTGCATCTGCTGTGGATCGTCAGCCTCCTGACCTTCTTCCTCTCCGCAGTGCTGGACAACCTGACGACCACCATCGTCATGGTCTCGCTGCTGCGCAAGCTGGTCCGCGGGCGTCCCGAGCGCTGCCTGTATGTCGGCATGGTGGTGATCGCCGCCAACGCCGGCGGCGCCTGGTCGCCGATCGGCGACGTGACCACCACCATGCTCTGGATCGGCAGCCAGATCACCGCCTCCGGAGTGATCGTCAGCCTCTTCCTGCCCAGCCTGATCTGCCTCTTGGTGCCGCTGCTGATCCTCAGCTTCAACCTGAAGGGCGAGGCGCCCCGTCCCCGCCCGCTGGAAACCCCGGAAAGCCGCCGCGACCCGACCACCGCCTTCGAGCGCAACCTGGTGCTGGGCCTCGGCCTCGGTGCCCTGCTGTTCGTGCCGGTGTTCAAGACCGTCACCCACCTGCCGCCCTACATGGGCATCCTGCTCGGCCTCGGCGTACTCTGGGTCGCCACCGAGATCATCCATCGCCACAAGAACGCCGAGGACAAGCATCCGCTCTCGGTGGTCGGCGTGCTGCGCAAGGTCGACACCCCCAGCGTGCTGTTCTTCCTCGGCATTTTGCTGGCCGTCTCCAGCCTGGCCACCGCCGGTCACCTGACCCAGGTGGCGACCCTCCTGCGCGAGTCGCTGGGCAACATCTACGCCATCAACTACGCCATCGGCCTGCTGTCGGCCGTGGTCGACAACGTGCCGCTGGTGGCCGGAGCCATGAAGATGTATCCCCTGGCCAGCCCGGAAAGCCTGGCCGCCGTCACGTCCGTGGAAGGCACCTGGCTGTCCCAGTTCGTCACCGACGGCACCTTCTGGGAACTGCTCGCCTTCTGCGCGGGTACCGGCGGCAGCAGCCTGATCATCGGCTCGGCCGCCGGCGTCGCCGCCATGGGCATGGAGCGCATCAGCTTCATCTGGTACCTCAAGCGGATCACCCTGCTGGCCTTCCTCGGCTACACCGCCGGCGCGGCAACCTATATCGTCCTGCACGCCCTTTCCTGA
- a CDS encoding DNA polymerase III subunit chi, producing MDSLKPKPDTTHLLSDLQSIRDLLDEDLALPPLLTETLGADDIPLLSEIVPVAEEEAGPPPTALPPDLEQSLRTEAQLILQEVVDDFVPQIEAELKRRLEARLDQLLARRKP from the coding sequence ATGGACAGCCTGAAACCCAAGCCGGACACCACCCACCTGCTGAGCGATCTGCAGTCGATCCGCGACCTGCTGGACGAGGACCTGGCGCTGCCGCCCCTGCTCACCGAGACCCTCGGCGCCGACGACATTCCGCTACTCTCGGAGATCGTTCCCGTCGCAGAGGAGGAAGCCGGGCCGCCTCCGACCGCGCTTCCGCCAGACCTGGAGCAGAGCCTGCGCACCGAGGCCCAGTTGATCCTGCAGGAGGTCGTCGACGACTTCGTGCCACAGATCGAGGCCGAGCTGAAACGCCGCCTCGAGGCCCGCCTGGACCAGCTTCTCGCCCGGCGCAAGCCCTGA
- the rlmF gene encoding 23S rRNA (adenine(1618)-N(6))-methyltransferase RlmF, protein MPSKPLPPAPQPQRPSPLHPRNRHQGRYDFPALIRRHPALAAFVIINPYGKKSIDFANPEAVKTLNRALLAEHYGIRHWDIPPGYLCPPIPGRADYLHGLADLLAADNDGVIPRGASLQVLDIGVGANCIYPLIGHREYGWRFLGADIDPTALASAEVIIRTNPGQAGAIRLRRQTDPEHIFQGLLQADERFDLSLCNPPFHASPDEASRGSRRKWRNLGKLDPSRKLPLLNFGGQGAELYCPGGEAAFVGRMIAESAQFAGQVCWFSSLISKAANLPAAQVALKKAGAREVRVVPMAQGQKQSRFVAWTFLDLDARRRWREERWKAPRQEAAGA, encoded by the coding sequence ATGCCGAGCAAGCCCCTTCCCCCCGCGCCGCAACCGCAACGCCCGAGCCCACTGCATCCGCGCAACCGCCATCAGGGCCGCTACGACTTTCCCGCGCTGATCCGCCGCCATCCCGCGCTCGCCGCCTTCGTGATCATCAACCCCTACGGCAAGAAGAGCATCGACTTCGCCAACCCGGAGGCGGTGAAGACCCTCAACCGCGCCCTGCTCGCCGAGCACTACGGCATCCGCCACTGGGACATCCCGCCCGGCTACCTGTGCCCGCCGATCCCCGGCCGCGCCGACTACCTGCACGGACTGGCCGACCTGCTGGCCGCCGACAATGACGGCGTCATCCCGCGCGGCGCCTCGCTGCAGGTGCTGGACATCGGCGTCGGCGCCAACTGCATCTATCCCCTGATCGGCCACCGCGAGTACGGCTGGCGCTTTCTCGGCGCCGACATCGACCCGACCGCGCTGGCCTCGGCCGAGGTCATCATCCGCACCAATCCGGGCCAGGCCGGGGCCATCCGGCTGCGCCGCCAGACCGACCCGGAACACATCTTCCAGGGTCTGCTGCAGGCCGACGAGCGCTTCGACCTGAGCCTCTGCAACCCGCCCTTCCACGCCTCGCCGGACGAGGCCAGCCGCGGCAGCCGGCGCAAGTGGCGCAACCTCGGCAAGCTCGATCCCTCACGCAAGCTGCCGCTGCTGAACTTCGGCGGCCAGGGTGCCGAGCTCTACTGCCCCGGTGGCGAGGCCGCCTTCGTCGGACGGATGATCGCGGAAAGTGCGCAGTTCGCCGGGCAGGTCTGCTGGTTCAGCAGCCTGATCTCCAAGGCTGCTAACCTGCCCGCCGCCCAGGTCGCCCTGAAGAAGGCCGGAGCCCGCGAGGTGCGCGTCGTGCCCATGGCCCAGGGGCAGAAGCAGAGCCGTTTCGTCGCCTGGACCTTCCTCGACCTTGATGCCCGGCGCCGCTGGCGGGAAGAACGCTGGAAAGCTCCGCGCCAGGAAGCGGCCGGGGCTTGA
- a CDS encoding putative bifunctional diguanylate cyclase/phosphodiesterase produces MKQQSSSSSQPSAEQLELLGALEHAMAIAEFAPDGRILRANARYRQVFGYTEESIGRHRHQQLCAPDPVNRPNFDGLWAGLEQGRSASGRYPYASADGRRLWLEATYVPILDDDRNLKRIVQIASDVSVQAERDEAERERCRLLILEREESHNRIRQLAFYDTLTGLPNRSLLLIQAGQAIARARRNRTALNVLFFDLDRFKQVNDTLGHPAGDAMLRIVAQRLRSELRAADIVGRLAGDEFVVVLTDCDPRQTTETIRRIQKQLSAPCQIAGATLTPSASIGISQFPDNGEDMETLLHYADLAMYQAKSNGRGQFSFFSEEMNRQAQERRILEAALREALQHQQLQLHYQPQIDLKSGRLCGVEALARWTHPQLGSIPPSRFIPLAAECGLAGELDRWALEEACRQLAAWRGAGLEVAAVSVNLSPNSFHNIELPRQIAETLQRHGLQPADLNLEITQEVVRSGNPNTLKTLHAVQAMDIGLTIDDFGTGYSCLGYLRHLPIRALKLDRSFIRDLEHDEITRALTEAAMRIGDSLRIAVFAEGVENEEQRRLLTNRGYQVAQGFLLSRPLSADQLSEWLEARWPTR; encoded by the coding sequence ATGAAGCAGCAGTCATCCTCCTCTTCCCAGCCGTCCGCCGAGCAGTTGGAACTGCTCGGCGCCCTCGAGCATGCCATGGCCATCGCCGAGTTCGCTCCGGACGGTCGCATCCTGCGCGCCAACGCCAGGTACCGGCAGGTCTTCGGCTACACCGAGGAGTCCATCGGTCGGCACCGGCACCAGCAGCTCTGCGCCCCCGACCCGGTCAACCGGCCCAACTTCGACGGCCTCTGGGCCGGACTGGAACAGGGCCGCTCGGCGAGCGGCCGCTATCCCTACGCGAGCGCCGACGGCCGGCGTCTCTGGCTGGAGGCGACCTATGTCCCCATTCTCGATGACGACAGGAACCTGAAGCGCATCGTGCAGATCGCCAGCGACGTCAGCGTCCAGGCCGAGCGCGACGAGGCCGAACGGGAGCGCTGCCGTCTGCTGATCCTGGAGCGCGAGGAAAGCCACAACAGGATTCGCCAGCTGGCCTTCTACGATACCCTCACCGGCCTGCCCAATCGCAGCCTGCTGCTGATCCAGGCCGGTCAGGCGATCGCCCGGGCCAGGCGCAACCGTACGGCCCTGAATGTCCTGTTCTTCGACCTGGACCGCTTCAAGCAGGTCAACGACACCCTCGGCCATCCGGCCGGCGACGCCATGCTGCGCATCGTCGCCCAGCGCCTGCGCAGCGAACTGCGCGCCGCCGACATCGTCGGCCGCCTGGCCGGCGACGAGTTCGTCGTGGTGCTCACCGACTGCGATCCCCGGCAGACGACCGAAACCATCCGGCGCATCCAGAAGCAGCTGTCGGCACCCTGCCAGATCGCCGGCGCGACCCTCACGCCCTCGGCCAGCATCGGCATCAGCCAGTTTCCCGACAACGGCGAGGACATGGAGACCCTGCTGCACTACGCCGACCTCGCCATGTACCAGGCCAAGAGCAACGGGCGCGGTCAGTTCAGCTTCTTCAGCGAGGAGATGAACCGCCAGGCCCAGGAGCGCCGGATACTCGAGGCGGCCCTGCGCGAAGCACTGCAGCACCAGCAGCTGCAGCTCCACTACCAGCCGCAGATCGACCTCAAGAGCGGCCGCCTGTGCGGCGTCGAAGCCCTGGCCCGCTGGACCCATCCGCAGCTCGGCAGCATCCCGCCGAGCCGCTTCATCCCGCTGGCGGCCGAATGCGGGCTGGCCGGCGAGCTCGACCGCTGGGCCCTGGAGGAGGCCTGCCGGCAGCTCGCCGCCTGGCGCGGCGCCGGACTCGAGGTGGCGGCCGTCTCGGTGAACCTGTCGCCGAACAGCTTCCACAACATCGAGCTGCCCCGGCAGATCGCCGAGACCCTGCAGCGCCACGGCCTGCAGCCGGCCGACCTGAACCTGGAGATCACCCAGGAGGTGGTGCGCAGCGGCAACCCCAATACTCTGAAGACCCTGCATGCCGTGCAGGCCATGGACATCGGCCTGACCATCGACGACTTCGGCACCGGCTACTCCTGCCTCGGCTACCTGCGCCATCTGCCGATCCGCGCCCTGAAGCTGGACCGCAGCTTCATCCGCGACCTGGAACACGACGAGATCACCCGCGCCCTGACCGAAGCGGCCATGCGCATCGGCGACAGCCTGCGAATCGCGGTGTTCGCCGAAGGGGTGGAGAACGAGGAACAGCGACGCCTGCTCACCAACCGGGGTTACCAGGTGGCCCAGGGCTTCCTGCTGTCGCGACCGCTGTCCGCCGACCAGCTGTCGGAGTGGCTGGAAGCACGCTGGCCCACCCGGTAG
- a CDS encoding DNA polymerase III subunit chi, whose translation MPQVDFYILPSADPAARLNFACKLAEKAWRLGHRVYVHCQDAPQREALDARLWSFKAEAFLPHGMLEADADAPIALGLGDDPGSHHELLINLALSVPPCCARFERIAELVVSEPGIRQATRANYRFYRERGYALQDHRLSRL comes from the coding sequence ATGCCCCAGGTCGACTTCTATATCCTGCCCTCCGCAGATCCGGCGGCGCGCCTGAACTTCGCCTGCAAGCTGGCGGAAAAGGCCTGGCGCCTGGGCCATCGCGTCTATGTGCACTGCCAGGACGCGCCCCAGCGCGAGGCGCTGGATGCCCGCCTGTGGAGCTTCAAGGCCGAGGCCTTCCTCCCCCACGGCATGCTCGAGGCGGATGCCGACGCACCGATCGCCCTCGGCCTGGGCGACGATCCCGGCAGCCATCACGAGCTGCTGATCAACCTGGCCCTGAGCGTGCCGCCCTGCTGCGCACGCTTCGAGCGGATCGCCGAACTGGTGGTGAGCGAACCGGGCATACGCCAGGCCACGCGCGCCAATTACCGCTTCTACCGCGAGCGCGGCTATGCTTTGCAGGATCACCGTCTTTCTCGCCTCTGA
- the lptF gene encoding LPS export ABC transporter permease LptF: protein MIIPRYLSRELLMTLSAVSAVLLAIIMSGRFIKYLAQAAQGLLDPGVLLQIMLYRMPSFLELILPLGLFLGILLAYGRLYLDSEMTVLAATGMSPQRLVAYTLVPAIPVAALVAWMSLGLAPQGIRMVEQLLNEQKALTEFDTLVPGRFQTMKDGSRVTYVEDLTDDRTELSSVFISEKRMSRDGGKERGIAVLVAEGGRQEVQADGSRYLILQNGYRYDGNPGEADYRVIRYDTYGVLLAKPAVSSEINEREAIPTRELIGSDLPRHQAELQWRLSLPLLVFVVAVLAVPLAKVNPRQGRFLKLLPAILLYMAYLATLIAVRGELDKGGIPMLIGLWWVHGLFLLIGLGLLFWEPLRLRLANRRAERSLNHG, encoded by the coding sequence TTGATCATCCCTCGCTATCTTTCCCGTGAGCTGCTGATGACGCTGAGCGCGGTCAGTGCCGTGCTGCTGGCGATCATCATGAGTGGCCGCTTCATCAAGTATCTGGCGCAGGCCGCCCAGGGTCTGCTCGACCCGGGCGTGTTGCTGCAGATCATGCTTTACCGGATGCCCAGCTTCCTTGAGCTGATCCTGCCGCTGGGGCTGTTTCTCGGCATCCTGCTGGCCTACGGCCGACTGTATCTCGACAGCGAAATGACCGTGCTGGCGGCGACCGGCATGAGCCCGCAGCGCCTGGTCGCCTATACCCTGGTGCCGGCCATTCCGGTCGCCGCACTGGTTGCCTGGATGAGCCTGGGGCTGGCGCCCCAGGGGATACGCATGGTCGAGCAACTGCTCAACGAGCAGAAGGCTCTGACTGAGTTCGACACCCTGGTACCGGGCCGCTTCCAGACCATGAAGGATGGCTCGCGGGTGACCTATGTCGAGGATCTGACCGACGATCGCACCGAACTCTCCAGCGTGTTCATCAGCGAGAAGCGGATGTCCCGCGACGGCGGGAAGGAGCGCGGCATCGCCGTGCTGGTGGCGGAGGGCGGTCGCCAGGAGGTGCAGGCGGACGGTAGCCGCTATCTGATCCTGCAGAACGGCTATCGCTATGACGGCAATCCTGGCGAGGCCGACTACCGGGTGATCCGCTACGACACCTACGGCGTGTTGCTGGCCAAGCCGGCGGTGAGCAGCGAGATCAACGAGCGCGAGGCGATTCCCACCCGCGAGTTGATCGGCAGCGACCTGCCGCGTCATCAGGCCGAGCTGCAATGGCGCCTTTCCCTGCCCCTGCTGGTGTTCGTGGTCGCCGTGCTGGCCGTGCCGCTGGCCAAGGTCAACCCCCGTCAGGGGCGTTTTCTCAAGCTGCTGCCGGCAATCCTTCTGTACATGGCCTATCTGGCCACGCTGATCGCCGTGCGCGGCGAACTGGACAAGGGCGGGATCCCGATGCTGATAGGTCTCTGGTGGGTCCATGGGCTCTTTCTGCTGATCGGTCTGGGACTGCTGTTCTGGGAGCCCCTGCGCCTGCGGCTGGCGAATCGGCGCGCCGAGCGGAGTCTGAATCATGGGTAA
- a CDS encoding leucyl aminopeptidase, with amino-acid sequence MQLVVKSASPQTLKTATLVVAVGEGRKLGATAKAIDQATDGALSAALKRGDLAGKAGQTLLLHQLPNLKAERVLLVGAGKESELSDRQFRKIVAAAYGVLKGLGGSDAALTLGELHVKGRDTYGKARLLAETLLDATYVFDRFKSEKASAPSLKKLVLVCDKASQADMERAASHAQAIVNGLALTRDLGNLPPNLCHPTSLADEAKALAKAYGTLKVEVLDEKKLKELGMGAFLAVAQGSDQPPRLIVLNYQGGRKDEQPVVLVGKGITFDSGGISLKPGSGMDEMKYDMCGAASVLGTFRALLELGLPLNVVGLLACAENMPSGGATRPGDIVTSMSGQTVEILNTDAEGRLVLCDTLTYAERFKPQAVIDVATLTGACITALGTQASGLMGNHDGLIRQILKAGEHAADRAWQLPLFEEYQEQLDSPFADMANIGGPKAGTITAACFLSRFAKKYHWAHLDIAGTAWISGGKEKGATGRPVPLLTQFLLDRSAP; translated from the coding sequence ATGCAACTCGTTGTCAAAAGTGCCAGCCCGCAAACCCTGAAAACTGCAACGCTGGTGGTTGCCGTCGGCGAAGGCCGCAAACTGGGCGCCACCGCCAAGGCCATCGACCAGGCCACCGACGGCGCCCTGTCGGCCGCCCTCAAGCGCGGCGACCTCGCCGGCAAGGCCGGACAGACCCTGCTGCTGCACCAACTGCCGAACCTCAAGGCCGAACGCGTGCTGCTGGTCGGCGCAGGCAAGGAGAGCGAGCTGAGCGACCGCCAGTTCCGCAAGATCGTCGCCGCCGCCTACGGGGTGCTGAAGGGCCTCGGCGGCAGCGACGCCGCCCTGACCCTGGGCGAACTCCACGTCAAGGGGCGCGACACCTACGGCAAGGCCCGCCTGCTGGCCGAGACCCTGCTCGACGCCACCTACGTGTTCGATCGCTTCAAGAGCGAGAAGGCCAGCGCGCCGTCCCTGAAGAAGCTGGTCCTGGTCTGCGACAAGGCCAGCCAGGCCGACATGGAGCGCGCCGCGAGCCACGCCCAGGCGATCGTCAACGGCCTGGCCCTGACCCGCGACCTCGGCAACCTGCCGCCGAACCTCTGCCATCCGACCTCCCTGGCCGATGAAGCCAAGGCGCTGGCCAAGGCCTACGGCACCCTGAAGGTCGAAGTGCTCGACGAGAAGAAGCTCAAGGAGCTCGGCATGGGCGCCTTCCTCGCCGTGGCCCAGGGCAGCGACCAGCCGCCACGGCTGATCGTGCTCAACTACCAGGGCGGCCGGAAGGACGAGCAGCCGGTCGTGCTGGTCGGCAAGGGCATCACTTTCGACAGCGGCGGCATCAGCCTCAAGCCGGGCTCGGGCATGGACGAGATGAAGTACGACATGTGCGGTGCCGCCAGCGTGCTCGGCACCTTCCGCGCCCTGCTCGAGCTGGGACTGCCGCTCAACGTCGTGGGCCTTCTGGCCTGTGCCGAGAACATGCCCAGCGGCGGCGCCACCCGCCCCGGCGACATCGTCACCAGCATGAGCGGGCAGACCGTGGAGATTCTCAACACCGACGCCGAAGGCCGCCTGGTGCTGTGCGACACCCTCACCTACGCCGAACGCTTCAAGCCGCAGGCGGTGATCGACGTCGCCACCCTCACCGGCGCCTGCATCACCGCCCTGGGCACCCAGGCCTCGGGCCTGATGGGCAACCACGACGGCCTGATCCGCCAGATCCTCAAGGCCGGCGAACATGCCGCCGACCGCGCCTGGCAGCTGCCGCTGTTCGAGGAGTACCAGGAGCAGCTCGACAGCCCGTTCGCCGACATGGCCAACATCGGCGGCCCCAAGGCCGGCACCATCACCGCCGCCTGCTTCCTCTCGCGCTTCGCCAAGAAATACCACTGGGCGCACCTGGACATCGCCGGCACCGCCTGGATCAGCGGCGGCAAGGAAAAGGGCGCCACCGGCCGCCCGGTTCCGCTGCTGACCCAGTTCCTGCTGGACCGCAGCGCCCCGTGA
- a CDS encoding valine--tRNA ligase: MDKTYQPHAIESRWYAEWEAKNYFAPQGSGEPYTIMIPPPNVTGSLHMGHGFNNAIMDALIRFRRMQGRNTLWQPGTDHAGIATQMVVERQLAAQGVSRHDLGREKFLDKVWEWKEQSGGTITRQIRRLGSSVDWSRERFTMDEGLSEAVKEAFVRLFDDGLIYRGKRLVNWDTKLHTAISDLEVENHDEKGHLWHLRYPLADDARTSEGKGYLVVATTRPETMLGDAAVAVHPEDKRYKDLIGRHVLLPLVNRLIPIIADEYVDREFGTGCVKITPAHDFNDYEVGKRHHLPLINIFDKNATVLAQAQVFDIDGTPNTRIDPTLPDSYAGMDRFDARKAVVADFDGMGLLEKIDDHALKVPRGDRSGTIIEPWLTDQWYVSTKPLAEKAIAAVEDGSIQFVPKQYENMYFSWMRDIQDWCISRQLWWGHRIPAWYDEAGNAYVGRDEAEVRSKYAIRNDEPLRQDEDVLDTWFSSGLWTFSTLGWPAQTEFLKTFHPTDVLVTGFDIIFFWVARMIMMSLHLTGQIPFKTVYVHGLVRDSQGHKMSKSKGNVLDPLDIVDGIDLESLVAKRTSGMMQPKLAEKIAKQTRAEFPEGIASYGTDALRFTFCSLASTGRDIKFDMGRVEGYRNFCNKLWNAANFVFENTEGKDCGAAGEPVELSPVDRWIVSQLQRTELEVTRQLDAFRFDLAAQALYEFVWDQYCAWYLELVKPVLWDEHAPASRQRGTRRTLVRVLETALRLAHPFMPFISEEIWQRLAPLAGKSGPTLMLQPWPVADEARIDEAAEDDIEWVKALMLGVRQIRGEMNISMARRIDVVLNNASDSDRRRLAENQPLLMKLAKLESIRVLEAGEEAPLAATALVGEMQVLVPMAGLIDKDAELARLDKEIQRLEGEVKRIGGKLGNASFVDKAPAEVIAKERAKLSEAELALSKLGEQRARIAAL, translated from the coding sequence ATGGACAAGACCTACCAGCCGCACGCCATTGAATCCCGTTGGTACGCCGAATGGGAGGCGAAGAACTACTTCGCCCCGCAGGGCAGCGGCGAGCCCTACACCATCATGATCCCGCCGCCGAACGTCACCGGCAGCCTGCACATGGGCCACGGCTTCAACAATGCGATCATGGACGCGCTGATCCGCTTCCGCCGCATGCAGGGCCGCAACACCCTGTGGCAGCCGGGCACCGACCATGCCGGCATCGCCACCCAGATGGTGGTGGAGCGCCAGCTGGCAGCCCAGGGCGTCAGCCGCCACGACCTCGGCCGCGAGAAGTTCCTCGACAAGGTCTGGGAATGGAAAGAGCAGTCGGGCGGCACCATCACCCGGCAGATCCGCCGCCTGGGCAGCTCGGTGGACTGGTCGCGGGAACGCTTCACCATGGACGAGGGCCTTTCCGAAGCGGTCAAGGAAGCCTTCGTCCGCCTCTTTGATGACGGCCTGATCTACCGCGGCAAGCGTCTGGTCAACTGGGACACCAAGCTGCACACCGCGATCTCCGACCTGGAGGTGGAGAACCACGACGAGAAGGGTCACCTCTGGCACCTGCGCTACCCGCTGGCCGACGATGCCCGCACCAGCGAGGGCAAGGGCTATCTGGTGGTCGCCACCACCCGCCCGGAAACCATGCTGGGCGATGCCGCCGTCGCCGTGCATCCGGAGGACAAGCGCTACAAGGACCTGATCGGCCGCCACGTGCTGCTGCCCCTGGTCAACCGCCTGATCCCGATCATCGCCGACGAGTACGTCGACCGCGAGTTCGGCACCGGCTGCGTGAAGATCACCCCGGCCCACGACTTCAACGACTACGAGGTCGGCAAGCGCCACCACCTGCCGCTGATCAACATTTTCGACAAGAACGCCACGGTCCTGGCCCAGGCCCAGGTGTTCGACATCGACGGCACGCCGAACACGCGCATCGATCCCACCCTGCCGGACAGCTATGCAGGCATGGACCGCTTCGACGCGCGCAAGGCCGTGGTCGCCGACTTCGACGGCATGGGCCTTCTGGAGAAGATCGACGACCACGCGCTGAAGGTACCGCGCGGCGACCGCTCCGGCACCATCATCGAGCCCTGGCTGACCGACCAGTGGTACGTTTCCACCAAGCCGCTGGCCGAGAAGGCCATCGCCGCCGTGGAGGACGGCTCCATCCAGTTCGTGCCCAAGCAGTACGAGAACATGTACTTCTCCTGGATGCGCGACATCCAGGACTGGTGCATCAGCCGCCAGCTGTGGTGGGGCCACCGCATTCCGGCCTGGTACGACGAGGCCGGCAACGCCTACGTCGGCCGCGACGAGGCGGAGGTGCGCAGCAAGTATGCGATTCGCAACGACGAGCCGCTGCGCCAGGACGAGGACGTGCTGGACACCTGGTTCAGCTCCGGCCTGTGGACCTTCTCCACCCTGGGCTGGCCTGCGCAGACCGAGTTCCTCAAGACCTTCCACCCCACCGACGTGCTGGTCACCGGCTTCGACATCATCTTCTTCTGGGTTGCCCGGATGATCATGATGTCCCTGCACCTGACCGGGCAGATCCCCTTCAAGACCGTCTACGTCCACGGTCTGGTGCGCGACAGCCAGGGCCACAAGATGTCCAAGTCCAAGGGCAACGTGCTCGACCCGCTGGACATCGTCGACGGCATCGACCTGGAAAGCCTGGTGGCCAAGCGCACCAGCGGCATGATGCAGCCCAAGCTCGCCGAGAAGATCGCCAAGCAGACCCGCGCCGAGTTCCCCGAAGGCATCGCCAGCTACGGCACCGATGCGCTGCGCTTCACCTTCTGCTCGCTGGCCTCCACCGGTCGCGACATCAAGTTCGACATGGGCCGGGTCGAGGGCTACCGCAACTTCTGCAACAAACTGTGGAACGCCGCCAACTTCGTCTTCGAGAACACCGAGGGCAAGGACTGCGGCGCCGCCGGCGAGCCCGTCGAGCTGTCGCCGGTGGACCGCTGGATCGTTTCCCAGCTGCAACGCACCGAGCTCGAAGTGACCCGCCAGCTCGACGCCTTCCGCTTCGACCTCGCCGCCCAGGCGCTCTACGAGTTCGTCTGGGACCAGTACTGCGCCTGGTATCTGGAACTGGTCAAGCCGGTGCTCTGGGACGAGCACGCCCCGGCCTCCCGCCAGCGCGGCACCCGCCGCACCCTGGTCCGCGTGCTGGAGACCGCGCTGCGCCTGGCGCATCCCTTCATGCCCTTCATCAGCGAGGAAATCTGGCAGCGCCTCGCGCCGCTGGCCGGCAAGTCCGGTCCGACGCTGATGCTGCAGCCCTGGCCGGTGGCCGACGAGGCGCGCATCGACGAAGCCGCCGAGGACGACATCGAGTGGGTCAAGGCGCTGATGCTCGGCGTGCGGCAGATCCGCGGCGAGATGAACATCTCCATGGCCAGGCGCATCGACGTGGTGCTGAACAACGCCTCGGACAGCGACCGCCGCCGCCTGGCCGAGAACCAGCCGCTGCTGATGAAGCTGGCCAAGCTGGAATCGATCCGTGTGCTGGAGGCCGGCGAGGAGGCCCCGCTGGCCGCCACTGCGCTGGTCGGCGAGATGCAGGTGCTGGTGCCGATGGCCGGGCTGATCGACAAGGACGCCGAACTGGCCCGTCTGGACAAGGAAATCCAGCGCCTGGAAGGCGAGGTCAAGCGAATCGGCGGCAAGCTGGGCAACGCCAGCTTCGTCGACAAGGCCCCGGCCGAAGTGATCGCCAAGGAACGCGCCAAGCTGAGCGAGGCCGAACTGGCCCTGAGCAAGCTGGGCGAGCAGCGCGCGCGCATCGCCGCGCTCTGA